The proteins below come from a single Chrysoperla carnea chromosome 1, inChrCarn1.1, whole genome shotgun sequence genomic window:
- the LOC123297118 gene encoding E3 ubiquitin-protein ligase MIB2, whose protein sequence is MLTLGVRVVRGPNWAWQNQDGGEGYVGTVCEVGRPGRDSPDKTVVVQWDSGGRTNYRTGYQGQFDLRVIDNAQIGVKHPNIICDGCKKHGIAGMRFQCKRCTDYDLCSLCYHADKHDLTHPFQRFDSASAQGMELPIRKNATKCYLRGIFVGAIVVRGHDWEWGVQDGGEGKTGRVMDIQGWDNESARSVVNVKWSSGSINVYRLGHKGKCDLKFIQEASGGYYYRDHIPILGEQHEVPVTIRPVTINNKSVNTQFSVGDKVLVNVTVEELKALQQGHGGWNQRMAEYIGKKGTVHRVTVRGDIRVQHEGCNNRWTYNPAALTKITSFSVGDIVCVINDMERVKELQKGHGEWIDIMKNALGKLGKVIKVYGDGDLRIQLDGTAWTLNPACVRLLPGSATELSNTMQADQNQRTEPSMSWLPGSSGEGEPGVGSGLADRLVRDAAHGKLEAIKRTLETLVDTPGLSPDMRSGGRTALQVAAHQGHVAVAKLLLKFGADVNAADTDGDTTLHYAAFGNQPEIISLLLDSKANINALNKGLCSALHIAAHKQPAHCVNVLLSRGADVNLQDLYGDTALHDAIGKESNEVIEMLCNTPGIDFTVRNKRGFNVLHHASLKGINFATKTLLAKTRQLVNVKKDDGFSALHLAALNGHRDVVETLIRIGQADIDLRNNRNQTALLLAVSQGHCSVIELLINLQSNVNVQDEDGDTALHLVIIKRANLITEVQHSTSPAIYEIYEELQHVTEHRLAVAIACYLVRVGCNWEILNSKSQTALDLLQDPIKCDIIKSYKRDPNNLINNTNNITNHGSTSTSATTTSSTTITIPNTDSNRQNEDILARETSSLTLTDEYGSNNKQILQHRRNTSEGLNVTVECSPIKQNLRRDKSTERSSSANGSRSNRTPNVSTTTDERNNKHHSRDNSAQRNNSDDPPQHPQSKKPVECQICSDLSEENVTLEPCGHKPACEDCVARLKKCLRCGTIVQKRVTKDGRVIPPQSKQPSAERMRYLECKVAEIEETHGCGICMERRRNIVFLCGHGACSRCANTLKICHMCRKTITRKIPIY, encoded by the exons atgcTTACACTAGGTGTAAGAGTTGTACGAGGACCTAATTGGGCCTGGCAAAATCAAG ATGGTGGAGAAGGTTATGTTGGAACCGTATGTGAAGTTGGACGACCAGGAAGAGATTCCCCCGATAAAACAGTGGTCGTACAATGGGATTCAGGTGGTCGTACTAATTATCGGACTGGTTACCAAGGACAATTCGATTTACGTGTGATTGACAATGCtcaaatag GAGTGAAACATCCAAATATTATCTGTGATGGATGCAAGAAACATGGAATCGCCGGTATGCGATTCCAATGTAAACGATGTACTGATTATGATTTATGTTCCTTATGTTATCATGCTGATAAACACGATTTAACGCATCCGTTTCAAAGATTCGATTCTGCGTCAGCTCAGGGAATGGAATTACCCATACGTAAAAATGCAACGAAATGTTACTTACGTGGAATATTTGTTGGAGCGATTGTTGTCCGTGGTCATGATTGGGAATGGGGAGTTCAAGATGGCGGTGAAGGTAAAACCGGTCGTGTTATGGATATCCAAGGTTGGGATAACGAGAGTGCACGTTCTGTAGTGAATGTAAAATGGTCGTCAGGCTCGATAAATGTTTATCGATTGGGTCATAAGGGTAAATGTGATTTGAAGTTTATACAAGAAGCTTCGGGTGGTTATTATTACCGTGATCATATACCAATATTGGGCGAACAACATGAAGTACCAGTCACAATTCGTCCggttacaattaataataaaagtgtaAATACACAATTTAGTGTTGGTGATAAAGTTTTGGTGAATGTTACTGTTGAAGAGTTGAAAGCTTTGCAGCAGGGTCATGGTGGATGGAATCAAAGAATGGCTGAA TACATTGGTAAAAAAGGCACAGTCCATAGAGTTACTGTTCGAGGTGATATTCGAGTTCAACATGaag GATGTAATAATCGATGGACCTATAATCCAGCGGCTCTAACAAAAATAACATCATTTTCGGTAGGCGATATAGTTTGTGTAATTAACGATATGGAACGAgttaaagaattacaaaaaggtCATGGAGAATGGATtgatattatgaaaaat GCATTAGGTAAATTAGGTAAAGTTATTAAGGTGTATGGAGATGGAGATTTAAGAATTCAGCTAGATGGAACCGCATGGACGTTGAATCCAGCATGTGTTCGATTATTACCAGGATCGGCAACTGAATTATCGAATACAATGCAAGCAGATCAAAATCAACGGACTGAACCATCAA TGTCATGGTTACCAGGTTCTAGTGGGGAAGGTGAACCTGGCGTAGGTTCTGGCTTAGCAGATCGGCTAGTACGAGATGCTGCTCATGGAAAATTAGAAGCTATAAAACGTACGTTAGAAACATTAGTTGATACACCTGGTTTAAGCCCTGACATGCGTAGCGGAGGCCGAACTGCTTTACAAGTAGCAGCCCATCAAGGACATGTTGCTGTGgctaaattattattgaagttTGGTGCTGATGTGAATGCAGCTGATACAGATGGGGATACCACATTACATTACGCAGCTTTTGGAAATCAACCAGAA ATTATTTCATTGTTGTTGGATAGTAAAGCTAATATTAATGCTTTAAATAAAGGCCTTTGCTCTGCGTTGCATATCGCTGCTCATAAACAACCCGCTCATTGTGTGAATGTGTTACTTAGTCGAGGAGCTGATGTCAATTTACAA GATTTGTATGGAGATACGGCTTTGCATGATGCTATCGGAAAAGAAAGTAATGAAGTTATTGAAATGTTATGCAATACACCAG GAATTGATTTTACGGTACGAAATAAACGTGGTTTTAATGTATTACATCATGCTTCGCTAAAAGGTATAAATTTTGCAACAAAAACATTGTTGGCTAAAACACGACAGCTGGTGAATGTGAAAAAAGATGATGGTTTCTCAGCGTTACATTTAGCGGCATTAAATGGACATCGTGATGTTGTAGAAACATTAATACGTATTGGACAGGCTGATATTGATTTACGTAATAATCGGAATCAAACTGCTTTACTTTTAGCTGTTAGTCAAG gTCATTGTAGTGTAATCGAATTATTAATAAACCTCCAATCCAACGTGAATGTACAAGACGAAGATGGTGACACCGCATTACATCTTGTCATCATAAAACGTGCGAATTTAATAACCGAAGTACAACATTCAACTTCACCGGCCATCTACGAAATCTACGAAGAATTGCAGCATGTTACCGAACATCGCTTAGCTGTAGCGATTGCATGTTATTTAGTTCGAGTCGGTTGTAATTGGGAGATATTAAATTCTAAATCACAAACAGCATTAGATTTACTACAAGATCCAATTAAATGTGATATTATTAAATCGTATAAGCgtgatccaaataatttaataaataatacgaaTAATATAACGAATCATGGTTCAACATCGACGTCAGCGACTACAACAAGTTCGACAACGATTACAATACCAAATACAGATTCAAATCGTCAAAATGAGGATATTTTAGCTAGGGAAACGAGTAGTTTAACGTTGACTGATGAATATGGTTCTAATAATAAG CAAATTTTACAACATAGAAGAAACACATCGGAAGGATTAAACGTCACCGTTGAATGTAGTccaatcaaacaaaatttacgtCGTGATAAATCAACAGAACGTAGCAGTAGTGCAAACGGTAGTCGAAGTAATCGTACACCAAATGTATCAACCACAACGGATGAACGTAATAATAAACATCATTCACGTGATAATTCAGCACAACGGAACAATAGTGACGATCCGCCACAACATCCACAATCGAAAAAACCTGTTGAATGTCAAATATGTTCCGATTTATCAGAAGAAAATGTAACATTAGAGCCGTGTGGGCATAAACCAGCATGTGAAGATTGTGTGGCACGATTAAAGAAATGTTTACGATGTGGTACAATTGTACAAAAACGTGTTACGAAAGATGGTCGTGTTATTCCACCACAATCGAAACAACCTAGTGCTGAACGGATGCGGTATTTGGAATGCAAG GTAGCAGAAATTGAAGAAACTCATGGTTGTGGAATATGTATGGAACGTAGACGTAACATTGTATTTTTATGCGGTCATGGTGCATGTAGTCGATGTGCCAACACATTAAAAATCTGTCACATGTGTCGTAAAACTATTACAAGAAAGATACCAATATATTAA
- the LOC123305657 gene encoding gastrula zinc finger protein XlCGF57.1-like codes for MNTTININDFDKICRICLIIKENMIEISTREIIHMLEECTSVQESRDLKLPEHICLECSWQLKTAYDFKKQCNVSREILYSILRKEENCKENIKTELYEDFSTKTELYPYSEVETLLTEDTKENCIETKTEIINNEISKLNSEDSNDCEKYSDDEIQGGDDSSEEDEESNDEDESKHTEESDDNENHEGYDRKQRSLADILLKKYKIYGLTCNICHKEISTRSTLLRHMEIHDQNRALKYKCNLCNKGFYAEENLKKHINRHMGKTKLQCDLCPKRFYVLSALGVHYKSSHKIKPKRCTRCPLEFYHPLQLEQHEQTHDEKKLICDVCGKVFPKKNKLTRHKKNHTQDRPFTCSICNKCFKTKGSLQTHIKLRHEETDRREMCYICGKLVPVGTFTVHLETHKDRSVACPECDKVFANKIILERHIYHKHTDDGSATKFYCKICNKGLGSKGTLSTHMRITHSEAKKIECHICGKAYKLVSHVNVHIKSAHMDIRPHICQTCSKAFHSKSELKNHMRTHTGERPFPCHICGKAFGFKTVLKTHMKVHSK; via the exons atgaatactacaataaatataaacgattttgataaaatttgtcgaatttgtttaataatcaaagaaaatatgatTGAAATATCAACACGTGAAATAATACATATGTTAGAGGAATGTACTTCTGTACAA gaatCGAGAGATCTGAAATTACCTGAACACATATGCCTTGAATGTTCTTGGCAATTAAAAACCGCTTacgattttaaaaaacaatgcaaCGTATCAcgagaaattttatattcaatattaagaAAAGAGgaaaattgtaaagaaaatattaagacTGAATTATATGAAGACTTTTCAACTAAAACAGAACTATATCCATACAGCGAGGTTGAAACGTTATTAACCGAagatacaaaagaaaattgcaTCGAAACTAAGACTGagataattaataatgaaataagtaaattaaattcaGAGGATTCAAATGACTGTGAAAAATACTCTGATGATGAAATCCAAGGAGGTGACGATTCATCTGAAGAAGATGAAGAATCAAATGATGAAGATGAATCAAAACATACCGAAGAATCGGATGACAATGAGAATCATGAAGGTTACGATCGTAAACAACGATCTTTAGCTGATATTTTGCtcaagaaatacaaaatttatggaTTAACGTGTAATATATGTCATAAGGAAATTAGTACAAGATCTACGTTATTACGTCACATGGAAATTCACGATCAAAATCGTGCGCTGAAATACAAGTGCAATCTTTGTAATAAAGGATTCTATGCTgaggaaaatttaaagaaacatatAAATCGTCATATGGGTAAAACAAAGCTACAATGTGATTTATGTCCGAAACGATTTTACGTGCTAAGTGCACTCGGTGTACATTACAAGTCTAGTCATAAAATTAAACCGAAACGTTGTACACGATGTCCTTTGGAATTTTACCACCCTTTACAATTAGAACAACATGAACAGACTCACGATGAGAAAAAATTAATCTGTGATGTATGCGGAAAAGTTTttccaaagaaaaataaattaacacgaCATAAAAAGAATCATACACAAGATCGACCGTTTACGTGTTCAATctgtaataaatgttttaaaacaaaggGCAGCTTACAAACACATATCAAATTACGTCACGAAGAAACGGATCGTCGTGAAATGTGCTATATTTGTGGGAAATTAGTACCAGTTGGAACATTTACGGTACACTTAGAGACACATAAAGATCGTAGTGTTGCATGTCCTGAATGTGATAaagtttttgcaaataaaattatcttagaaCGGCATATTTACCATAAACATACCGATGATGGTAGTGCCacgaaattttattgtaaaatatgtaaCAAAGGTTTAGGTAGTAAGGGTACATTGTCAACGCACATGCGTATTACGCACTCGGAagcgaaaaaaattgaatgtcaTATATGTGGGAAAGCGTATAAATTGGTATCGCATGTTAATGTACATATTAAAAGTGCCCATATGGATATTAGACCGCATATATGTCAAACATGTTCGAAAGCTTTTCATAGTAAGTCTGAATTGAAAAATCATATGCGTACGCATACTGGAGAACGGCCATTTCCATGTCATATATGTGGTAAAGCGTTTGGATTTAAAACTGTACTTAAAACTCATATGAAAGTacactcaaaataa
- the LOC123305786 gene encoding uncharacterized protein LOC123305786, with translation MAILLNTINMATQFQSGSEFHLITTNEIQENDYREIERSRRKFLIIFKTAQVILLLISLTLLIIGSHLVEKTIYANITFIVHGAFLMFPIVVLNNPGFYSTKNLMGYNLVAVILILTNGAMSVAHWIQIQQHIANSSMVIDPTTLSYHQMKGFSGILQLLTGVSYLIETIVFLLWNFS, from the exons AtggcaattttattaaataccatTAATATGGCAACGCAATTTCAAAGTGGTTCAGAGTTTCATTTAATAACGACTAATgaaattcaagaaaatgatTATCGAGAAATTGAACGATCCagacgaaaatttttaattatttttaaaactgcgCAAGTG ATTTTGTTATTGATTAGTTTAACTTTGCTAATAATTGGAAGTCATTTGgtcgaaaaaacaatttacgcAAATATTACGTTCATTGTTCATGGAGCGTTTTTAATGTTTCCAATTGTCGTTTTAAATAATCCAGGcttttattcaacaaaaaatctt atgGGCTATAATCTTGTAGccgttattttgattttaacgaATGGTGCCATGTCTGTTGCCCATTGGATTCAAATCCAACAACATATCGCCAATTCAAGCATGGTTATCGATCCGACAACATTATCCTATCATCAAATGAAAGGATTTTCTGGAATACTACAACTATTAACTGGTGTATcttatttaattgaaacaatCGTATTTCTACTATGGAATTTTTcctaa